A stretch of the Streptomyces sp. NBC_01428 genome encodes the following:
- a CDS encoding VOC family protein has product MPEVTAPYATGTPCWVDLMAKDQQAMLDFYRDLFDWHGKPDPADLGGYAVCELNGKAVAGISQATAPGGSPELATGWTGYLASTDAQATQDAIIAAGGTVLAPVMDNAGDRGRMLIATDPQGATFGVWEPGKFSGAQVVNEAGAMTWNELRTSDVPAATAFYGKVFGIDIKPRDGSESHWALRVGDRIVGGVTLLANDPPGTPAHWQTSFAVDDVDSALDTLVRSGGTVLVPPSVVKGGRMAVVADPQGARFAMITPRPQ; this is encoded by the coding sequence ATGCCTGAAGTCACCGCCCCGTATGCGACCGGTACGCCCTGCTGGGTCGACCTGATGGCGAAGGACCAGCAGGCCATGCTGGACTTCTACCGCGACCTCTTCGACTGGCACGGCAAGCCGGACCCGGCTGACCTCGGCGGGTACGCGGTCTGCGAGCTGAACGGGAAGGCCGTGGCCGGCATCAGCCAGGCGACGGCCCCCGGAGGGAGCCCGGAGCTGGCGACCGGGTGGACCGGCTACCTGGCCAGCACCGATGCCCAGGCCACCCAGGACGCGATCATCGCGGCCGGCGGTACCGTTCTCGCCCCGGTGATGGACAACGCCGGTGACCGCGGCCGGATGCTCATCGCCACCGACCCGCAAGGCGCGACGTTCGGCGTCTGGGAGCCGGGCAAGTTCTCCGGTGCACAGGTGGTCAACGAGGCCGGCGCGATGACCTGGAACGAGCTGCGCACCAGTGACGTGCCCGCCGCGACCGCCTTCTACGGCAAGGTGTTCGGCATCGACATCAAGCCGCGGGACGGGTCGGAGTCCCACTGGGCGCTGCGGGTCGGCGACCGGATCGTCGGCGGCGTCACCCTCCTTGCCAACGACCCGCCGGGCACCCCGGCCCACTGGCAGACGTCCTTCGCGGTCGACGACGTCGACTCCGCCCTGGACACCCTGGTCAGGAGCGGCGGTACCGTCCTCGTCCCGCCGTCCGTCGTGAAGGGCGGCCGCATGGCCGTGGTTGCCGACCCGCAGGGCGCCCGGTTCGCGATGATTACGCCACGTCCGCAGTAA
- a CDS encoding RICIN domain-containing protein — translation MRHPTRKAFAALIAAASLALPLLTPTPASAATATSRFANYRYGDCLRETSETGLKGDRCTTGRGSLLWQWNGRLNTSTTLKNNFWGRCLDSNDRGDVYPLRCNGGSYQKWRTVQPAPRSAIMLQSVGTGRCLYQQDNGSYRTARCDRGVQNQRFTVG, via the coding sequence ATGCGCCACCCCACCCGGAAAGCCTTCGCCGCTCTCATCGCCGCGGCCAGCCTCGCCCTCCCCCTCCTCACCCCCACACCCGCCTCGGCTGCCACCGCCACCAGCCGCTTCGCGAACTACCGCTACGGTGACTGCCTGCGCGAGACCTCCGAAACCGGCCTCAAAGGCGACCGCTGCACCACCGGACGCGGCAGCCTCCTGTGGCAGTGGAACGGCCGCCTCAACACCAGCACCACTCTTAAGAACAACTTCTGGGGCCGCTGCCTCGACAGCAATGACCGGGGCGACGTCTACCCCCTGCGCTGCAACGGCGGCTCCTACCAGAAGTGGCGCACGGTCCAACCCGCCCCCCGCAGCGCCATCATGCTCCAAAGCGTCGGCACGGGCCGCTGCCTCTACCAGCAGGACAACGGCTCCTACCGCACTGCCCGCTGCGACCGAGGCGTCCAGAACCAGCGCTTCACCGTCGGCTGA
- a CDS encoding DUF7019 family protein: protein MSLSYYVYISDSKVDMLLPQINPGFGAKRQTEVGVNLSVLSAKRTTEGRPNDRITRLEAVVRYLRDHGDLGTVDAPGQYFWGSLRMRWGSFRDDPASSLVFFGGRSEDTVVALGGSYRHVYDYVPDAEAHGVGRSMMSSMLDGLGITSDLEDEYVADAVDGDLDRVDRAALGRVERAVARLRWPAQNVEFVAKRLLHGESPDGSGTSVLLGTPLYAAVVD from the coding sequence GTGTCGTTGAGCTACTACGTGTACATCTCCGACAGCAAGGTCGACATGCTGTTGCCGCAGATCAACCCCGGGTTCGGGGCCAAGCGTCAGACGGAGGTGGGCGTGAACCTCTCCGTGCTGTCGGCGAAGCGCACCACCGAGGGCCGGCCGAACGACCGGATCACTCGTCTCGAGGCGGTCGTGCGGTACCTCCGCGACCACGGTGACCTCGGCACAGTGGACGCACCGGGCCAGTACTTCTGGGGCTCGCTGCGGATGCGCTGGGGCTCGTTCCGCGACGACCCCGCGTCCTCCCTGGTGTTCTTCGGCGGGCGCAGCGAGGACACCGTCGTCGCCCTGGGCGGCTCGTACCGGCACGTGTACGACTACGTGCCGGACGCGGAGGCCCACGGTGTGGGGCGCTCGATGATGTCCTCCATGCTCGACGGCCTCGGGATCACCTCCGACCTGGAGGACGAGTACGTCGCCGACGCGGTGGACGGTGACCTCGACCGCGTCGATCGCGCGGCACTGGGCCGCGTTGAACGGGCCGTTGCGCGACTGCGCTGGCCGGCGCAGAACGTCGAGTTCGTGGCGAAGCGGCTGCTGCACGGCGAAAGCCCGGACGGCAGCGGCACGTCGGTGCTGCTCGGAACACCCCTGTACGCCGCCGTGGTGGACTGA
- a CDS encoding protein kinase domain-containing protein produces MATWRRGDVILDLYEVLGVVRTGGLGLVHRVHHRGWDIDLAVKTPRPAVVRSPDGIGDFEREAEVWVGLGLHPHIANCAYVRTLEGVPRVFAEWADGGSLAEAVRDRTLYGDNPLATLLDVAIQSAWGLDHAHENDVVHQDVKPANVMLTRDGTVKVTDFGLARARAAGDAEPFVNRGGLDPAYCSPEQARSPSGLTPATDVWSWAVTVFEMLLGRPPVRDGTTAGDAFEDYTRSRTPGAIRRVPVEMLDVLRECFAKDPAARPSRLGPLAERLVEVHRREVGPYPRRAPSAATLLADSLSNHALSMLDLGRRDNAEELWTRALRADPHHPHARYNRGLHRWRTGVITDAELVDELESVRFGDPDDGTYLLALVHRERGDAPAAAELLRDASARMPHDQQIGAALASVRDAPAPAQSVLPGEHDDWITALALTPDGTTGISADGSGGLRIWDLATEECRQELRLENYRASTLAVRDDGRVLVVGGGTGRALVLDLEAATGFELPGHPSWVLAVALTQDQRHAVTSGYEGEVVTWDLETGEPVEVRQFESKADFLGARGTLCCTVDHTRRTSSVHDVRTGALVHRIDHACLSVRFTDDGRLVAVTGGSIHTRLVDLGSGDAPRVLKTGYGPTALNRDGTVAFSSGGRTEPSRVWELTTGRCRLSLEATPDTKEVALSATGHRALTAEGKTVRAWHLPPAGPSAPWSYVRPHQAGDVTAAATRAAELLDHAATHGAAGRLEEAAELIRTARALPGHRRHTEPVRLWRRLGALGRRTALVDAWSAGRIAPDADRSWALELSGRSPTALARAGNSEAWVFDVETGQLLHTLSLHTGHLSALAMTADGRLAVSGGEDGRVIAWQPRDRRIVQLFTSPRDHVYYVAVSEDGHVALSGTADGVVAAWDIPSGRSLGRWEAHPGAVLDVAVSDDHRYGLSRGQDATVKIWDLRTGELRWVLGGHEEWIGAARLSQDGRYVVTGGSDATVRVWRTADGQCEAVLTGHTDAVVDVLVGADGRHLLSCSTDGTVRRWDVAAARCVHVLTGHTAAVRSLAVTPDFRLAASGGEDRQARLWDLTTGRELRAFTGFSDAVTDVALAPDGALLLAGDEGGRLLTWALDWEYDFGSATGALCAESEPVIEELRAEVAVELPSRDDSRPALIEAMARIGERQRRAVTRTLELAAELDKVPSRNDTGYRLYMHSVAKDLASREPDDTPGTAEALTLLLRPEGELNRSESFWANHFAHQLQDDLVTLAEAAPLLHSEGDPVAAERTWQLVVDVRSHLWDAGHVETQRAMLGWASVLIDLRRQTEALALIRAVTAERERDLGPDHPATLEAIAALAPLLTDKGELDEAERMYDMLVPQLVRRLGPDALQTLEARVGLARVHRRLGRHRDAAQALREVLAKRRLRLGEHHRDTLAVQAELDSLPGPVTPGPTRRGWRRRR; encoded by the coding sequence ATGGCCACCTGGCGCCGCGGCGACGTCATCCTGGACCTGTACGAGGTCCTGGGTGTGGTGCGCACCGGCGGCCTCGGACTGGTGCACCGGGTCCACCACCGCGGCTGGGACATCGACCTCGCGGTGAAGACCCCGCGCCCGGCCGTCGTCCGCTCGCCCGACGGAATAGGGGATTTCGAGCGGGAGGCGGAGGTGTGGGTGGGGCTGGGCCTGCACCCGCACATCGCCAACTGCGCCTACGTGCGCACCCTGGAGGGCGTGCCCAGGGTCTTCGCCGAGTGGGCCGACGGCGGCAGCCTCGCGGAAGCCGTCCGTGACCGGACCCTGTACGGCGACAATCCGCTCGCGACGCTGCTGGACGTTGCGATCCAGTCCGCCTGGGGCCTGGACCACGCGCACGAGAACGACGTCGTGCACCAGGACGTCAAGCCCGCCAACGTGATGCTGACCCGGGACGGCACGGTCAAGGTCACCGACTTCGGTCTGGCCCGGGCCCGCGCGGCCGGGGACGCGGAGCCGTTCGTCAACCGGGGCGGCCTGGACCCCGCCTACTGCTCGCCCGAGCAGGCACGGTCACCGTCCGGGCTCACCCCGGCCACGGACGTCTGGTCCTGGGCGGTCACCGTGTTCGAAATGCTCCTGGGCAGGCCGCCGGTGCGGGACGGGACCACTGCGGGCGACGCCTTCGAGGACTACACCCGGTCCCGGACGCCGGGCGCGATCCGGCGGGTGCCGGTCGAGATGCTGGACGTACTGCGCGAGTGCTTCGCGAAGGACCCCGCCGCACGCCCGTCCCGGCTCGGCCCGCTCGCCGAGCGGCTGGTCGAGGTGCACCGGCGCGAGGTCGGCCCCTATCCCCGCCGTGCCCCGTCCGCGGCCACCCTGCTCGCCGACAGCCTCTCCAACCACGCGCTGTCCATGCTGGACCTCGGCCGCCGCGACAACGCCGAGGAGCTGTGGACCCGCGCCCTGCGGGCGGATCCCCACCACCCGCACGCCCGCTACAACCGCGGACTGCACCGCTGGCGGACGGGTGTGATCACCGACGCGGAACTGGTGGACGAGCTGGAATCCGTGCGGTTCGGCGACCCCGACGACGGCACGTACCTGCTCGCGCTGGTGCACCGTGAGCGGGGCGACGCGCCTGCCGCGGCCGAACTGCTGCGGGACGCGTCCGCACGGATGCCCCACGACCAGCAGATCGGCGCCGCCCTCGCCTCGGTGCGGGACGCGCCCGCCCCGGCCCAGTCCGTGCTGCCCGGGGAACACGACGACTGGATCACCGCCCTCGCCCTGACCCCGGACGGCACGACCGGAATCTCGGCGGACGGTTCTGGCGGGCTGCGGATCTGGGACCTGGCCACAGAGGAGTGCCGCCAGGAACTGCGGCTGGAGAACTACCGCGCCTCGACACTCGCCGTCCGCGACGACGGACGTGTCCTGGTCGTCGGCGGGGGCACCGGGCGCGCGCTGGTGCTCGACCTCGAGGCCGCCACCGGGTTCGAGCTCCCCGGCCACCCCAGCTGGGTACTCGCGGTCGCGCTGACGCAGGATCAGCGGCACGCGGTCACCAGCGGGTACGAGGGAGAGGTCGTCACCTGGGACCTGGAGACCGGCGAACCCGTGGAGGTCCGGCAGTTCGAGAGCAAGGCCGACTTCCTGGGCGCCCGGGGCACCCTGTGCTGCACCGTCGACCACACACGCCGGACGAGCTCAGTGCACGACGTCCGCACGGGCGCACTGGTCCACCGGATCGACCACGCCTGCCTGAGCGTGCGGTTCACCGACGACGGCCGACTCGTCGCGGTCACCGGCGGAAGCATCCACACACGACTGGTCGACCTCGGCTCCGGTGATGCCCCACGGGTACTCAAGACCGGATACGGCCCGACAGCCCTGAACAGGGACGGCACGGTCGCCTTCTCCAGCGGCGGACGCACCGAGCCCTCACGGGTGTGGGAGCTCACCACGGGCCGCTGCCGCCTCTCCCTGGAGGCCACACCCGACACCAAGGAGGTCGCGCTGAGCGCGACCGGGCACCGCGCGCTCACCGCCGAAGGCAAGACCGTGCGCGCATGGCACCTGCCGCCCGCCGGACCATCGGCCCCCTGGAGCTACGTCCGCCCCCACCAGGCCGGGGACGTCACCGCCGCGGCCACCCGAGCAGCCGAACTGCTGGACCACGCGGCCACGCACGGCGCAGCCGGACGGCTGGAGGAAGCGGCCGAACTGATCCGCACCGCCCGCGCACTGCCCGGCCACCGGCGCCACACCGAGCCCGTCCGCCTGTGGCGCCGACTCGGTGCCCTCGGCCGCCGTACCGCACTCGTCGACGCCTGGTCCGCGGGCCGGATCGCCCCCGACGCCGACCGGTCCTGGGCCCTGGAACTCAGCGGGCGCAGCCCCACCGCGCTCGCCCGCGCAGGGAACTCCGAAGCCTGGGTCTTCGACGTGGAGACCGGGCAACTGCTGCACACGCTCAGCCTGCACACCGGCCACCTCAGTGCCCTGGCGATGACCGCCGACGGCCGGCTCGCGGTGTCCGGGGGCGAGGACGGCCGGGTCATCGCCTGGCAGCCCCGCGACAGGCGCATCGTCCAGCTGTTCACCAGCCCCCGCGACCACGTCTACTACGTCGCGGTCAGCGAGGACGGCCACGTGGCCCTCTCCGGGACCGCCGACGGCGTCGTCGCCGCCTGGGACATCCCCAGCGGCCGGTCCCTCGGACGCTGGGAGGCCCACCCCGGAGCCGTGCTGGACGTGGCCGTCAGCGACGACCACCGTTACGGGCTCTCCCGCGGCCAGGACGCCACCGTGAAGATCTGGGACCTGCGCACAGGCGAACTGCGCTGGGTGCTGGGCGGGCACGAGGAGTGGATCGGCGCCGCACGGCTGAGTCAGGACGGCCGCTACGTCGTCACCGGCGGCTCCGACGCGACCGTACGCGTCTGGCGGACCGCCGACGGACAGTGCGAGGCGGTGCTCACCGGACACACCGATGCCGTGGTCGACGTTCTGGTCGGCGCCGACGGCCGGCACCTGCTGTCCTGTTCCACCGACGGCACCGTCCGGCGGTGGGACGTCGCCGCCGCCCGCTGCGTCCATGTGCTCACCGGACACACCGCCGCCGTGCGCAGCCTCGCCGTCACGCCGGACTTCCGGCTCGCGGCGTCAGGCGGCGAGGACCGCCAAGCACGGCTGTGGGACCTGACGACCGGCCGGGAACTGCGGGCCTTCACCGGATTCTCCGACGCCGTCACTGATGTCGCGCTGGCCCCCGACGGCGCCCTGCTCCTGGCCGGCGACGAAGGCGGCCGCCTGCTGACCTGGGCCCTGGACTGGGAGTACGACTTCGGCTCGGCGACCGGCGCCCTATGCGCGGAGTCCGAGCCCGTGATCGAGGAGCTGCGGGCCGAGGTCGCGGTCGAGCTGCCGTCCCGTGACGACAGCCGCCCGGCACTCATCGAGGCGATGGCACGCATCGGCGAGCGGCAGCGGCGCGCTGTCACCCGCACCCTGGAACTCGCCGCCGAACTGGACAAGGTTCCCTCCCGCAACGACACGGGCTACCGCCTCTACATGCACTCCGTGGCCAAGGACCTGGCGAGCCGGGAGCCCGACGACACCCCGGGCACGGCCGAGGCGCTCACGCTGCTGCTGAGACCGGAGGGCGAACTCAACCGGTCCGAGTCCTTCTGGGCCAACCACTTCGCCCACCAACTCCAGGACGACCTCGTCACGCTTGCCGAGGCAGCCCCCCTCCTGCACAGCGAGGGCGATCCGGTCGCGGCCGAGCGGACCTGGCAGCTCGTCGTCGACGTGCGCTCCCACCTGTGGGACGCCGGGCACGTCGAGACCCAGCGCGCGATGCTCGGCTGGGCCTCGGTCCTGATCGATCTGCGCCGCCAGACGGAGGCCCTGGCCCTGATCCGGGCGGTGACCGCGGAACGCGAACGGGACCTGGGACCGGACCATCCGGCCACCCTGGAGGCGATCGCGGCACTCGCGCCCCTGCTCACCGACAAGGGCGAACTGGACGAGGCCGAGCGGATGTACGACATGCTGGTGCCCCAGCTCGTGAGGCGCCTCGGCCCGGACGCCCTCCAGACCCTGGAGGCCCGGGTGGGACTGGCCCGTGTGCACCGTCGGCTCGGACGGCACCGTGACGCGGCGCAGGCCCTGCGCGAAGTGCTGGCGAAACGGCGGCTGCGTCTGGGCGAGCACCACAGGGACACCCTCGCCGTCCAGGCCGAACTGGACAGTCTGCCCGGGCCGGTAACGCCCGGGCCGACACGGAGGGGATGGAGGAGACGGCGATGA
- a CDS encoding RidA family protein, whose translation MNERTVHTLDAPAPAGAYSQGVIAGGFLFTSGFGPQNPATGEVAHGVAAQTTQVLRNIGAVLAEEGLTMRDVVKVTTHLQHLKRDFHAYDAAYREFFGEARPVRTTVGSDLMDILVEIDVVAALPALGQPR comes from the coding sequence ATGAACGAGCGCACCGTACACACCCTCGACGCCCCCGCCCCCGCAGGTGCCTACTCCCAGGGCGTGATCGCCGGCGGGTTCCTGTTCACCTCCGGCTTCGGTCCACAGAACCCGGCAACAGGCGAGGTGGCGCACGGCGTAGCCGCTCAGACCACACAGGTGCTGCGCAACATCGGCGCCGTGCTCGCCGAGGAGGGACTGACCATGCGTGACGTGGTGAAGGTGACGACACACCTTCAGCATCTGAAGCGCGACTTCCACGCCTATGACGCTGCCTACCGTGAGTTCTTCGGCGAGGCCCGCCCGGTACGCACCACGGTGGGGTCGGACCTGATGGACATACTCGTGGAGATCGATGTGGTGGCGGCCCTGCCCGCCCTGGGTCAGCCCAGATGA
- a CDS encoding mandelate racemase/muconate lactonizing enzyme family protein produces the protein MKITDVDVWVVNLPLVNPFTSSFETKTGETRTVVRIRTDDGVEGWGESMWGRPVAAIVESIASDLIGTSPFALESFHRKQHMVPFFYGYLGYAAIAAIDVACWDAMGKITGQSITDLLGGAVRDEVPITALITRADAPGAQGSQLPRAMAEHAVRVVGEGGFEAVKLKGTRDSTGDVAILRAVRDALPDVNLRVDPNAAWSVPDSIRAGIALEEIDLEYLEDPCVGIEGMSQVKAKIRIPLCTNMCVVRFEEFAPAMRLNAVDVIHGDVYKWGGIAATKALAAHCETFGLGMNLHSGGELGIATAAHLAVVASTPVLSRAIDSMYYLHADDIIDPLHLQNGRLRVPTGPGLGVSVDEDKLRHYAAVNERDGDLTG, from the coding sequence ATGAAGATCACTGACGTCGACGTGTGGGTTGTCAACCTTCCCCTCGTCAACCCCTTCACCAGTTCATTCGAAACAAAAACGGGCGAAACGCGCACGGTGGTGCGCATTCGCACCGACGACGGTGTCGAAGGCTGGGGCGAATCGATGTGGGGCCGCCCGGTCGCTGCGATCGTCGAGTCGATCGCCTCGGACCTGATAGGCACCAGTCCCTTCGCCTTGGAGAGTTTCCACCGCAAGCAGCACATGGTGCCGTTCTTCTACGGATACCTCGGCTATGCGGCCATCGCCGCGATCGACGTCGCCTGCTGGGACGCGATGGGGAAGATCACCGGCCAGTCGATCACCGATCTGCTGGGCGGCGCCGTACGCGACGAGGTTCCCATCACCGCGCTCATCACCCGGGCTGATGCCCCGGGGGCACAGGGATCACAACTGCCCAGGGCGATGGCGGAGCACGCCGTACGCGTTGTGGGCGAGGGCGGCTTCGAGGCCGTGAAACTCAAGGGCACGAGGGATTCAACGGGAGATGTGGCCATCCTCCGCGCGGTGCGTGACGCGCTGCCCGACGTGAATCTGCGCGTCGATCCGAACGCGGCATGGTCCGTGCCCGACTCCATCCGCGCCGGCATAGCCCTGGAGGAAATCGACCTGGAGTACCTGGAGGATCCCTGCGTCGGCATCGAAGGCATGAGCCAGGTCAAGGCGAAGATCCGCATCCCCTTGTGCACCAACATGTGCGTGGTCCGCTTTGAGGAGTTCGCTCCCGCCATGCGCCTGAACGCGGTCGACGTCATCCACGGAGACGTCTACAAGTGGGGCGGCATCGCGGCGACCAAGGCGCTCGCCGCGCACTGCGAGACCTTCGGCCTGGGTATGAACCTGCACAGCGGGGGCGAGCTCGGGATCGCCACAGCAGCTCACCTCGCCGTCGTGGCCAGCACGCCTGTCCTGTCACGCGCCATCGACAGCATGTACTACCTCCACGCGGACGACATCATCGATCCGTTGCACCTGCAGAACGGCCGACTGCGGGTGCCGACGGGACCCGGTCTGGGTGTGAGCGTGGATGAGGACAAACTCCGGCACTACGCCGCGGTGAACGAGCGCGACGGAGACCTGACGGGATGA
- a CDS encoding creatininase family protein — protein MSQSRLSELTWREVRQAGEEGIALLPIGSQEQHASHLPMGTDTHLVEAAVDRALDLLAKDTSPAEVVRLPVLPFGHSPHHLFAAAVSLSAATLGAVLDDVLDSLVTSGYRRIMVVNGHGGNDEIMRLAVKRFALRSQVTVAACSYWTLTSGAEAAGRPDVTPGHAGWFETSLMLAACPDLVRTPVPARGDIEPPPLFDNPPYPGLTVERHGEWERVGGSTDDPSGADATQGDLLLDDRARGLARAIQAFDKATR, from the coding sequence GTGAGCCAATCGAGACTGAGTGAACTGACCTGGCGAGAGGTGCGTCAGGCCGGCGAGGAGGGCATCGCTCTGCTGCCCATCGGCTCGCAGGAGCAGCACGCCTCTCATCTGCCGATGGGGACGGACACGCACCTTGTCGAGGCGGCTGTGGACCGCGCGCTGGACCTGCTCGCCAAGGACACCTCTCCGGCCGAGGTGGTTCGGTTGCCGGTGCTGCCCTTCGGGCACAGTCCGCACCACCTGTTCGCCGCCGCGGTATCGCTGTCCGCAGCGACGCTGGGCGCGGTGCTGGACGACGTCCTGGACTCGCTCGTGACCAGCGGATATCGCCGCATCATGGTGGTGAACGGGCACGGCGGCAACGACGAGATCATGCGGCTCGCCGTGAAGCGGTTCGCCCTGCGTTCGCAGGTCACGGTTGCCGCATGCTCGTACTGGACCCTCACCTCCGGTGCGGAGGCGGCGGGGCGGCCGGACGTCACTCCGGGACATGCCGGCTGGTTCGAGACCTCACTGATGCTGGCGGCCTGCCCTGATCTGGTGCGGACGCCTGTGCCCGCGCGGGGCGACATTGAGCCGCCGCCGCTGTTCGACAACCCGCCCTACCCCGGCCTGACCGTGGAACGACACGGCGAATGGGAGCGCGTCGGCGGGTCCACGGACGATCCGTCGGGCGCCGATGCCACCCAGGGTGACCTGCTGCTTGACGATCGGGCGCGCGGACTGGCACGTGCGATCCAGGCCTTCGACAAGGCGACGCGCTGA
- a CDS encoding ROK family protein: MVLKRSPLRLVPEPVSEATVPRAPQRLGAVELLPGRVRAAVLSTAGGILGRAQVSYDAGTATPDDIDAALAGAAEIFGDHELRGVGVAAAGLVDPLTGLILEVNDVPGLHGYPVTERLGALTGARVRVEHRARLQVLGDRWFGAGRGRRTFASVSTGAVLGVGVLYEGEVMAPPGGRSGAHMTVSASGERCTCGNLGCWKTLATTGWLLARARAAGLGTAASLEELVGHSDGLAREIVDEYAHNLALGLLNVQQLFAPGLFILHGEARQGGERFRSVVEQRLRDGAAFTGGEQPRVLVSTAAVDDIALLGAAGLVLSHA; encoded by the coding sequence ATGGTCCTCAAACGTTCTCCGCTGCGCCTGGTCCCCGAACCCGTGTCGGAGGCGACCGTTCCCCGCGCACCGCAGCGGCTGGGCGCTGTCGAGCTGTTGCCCGGTCGGGTGAGGGCGGCCGTACTGTCCACGGCGGGCGGCATCCTGGGGCGCGCCCAGGTCTCGTACGACGCGGGCACCGCGACCCCTGACGACATCGACGCTGCGCTCGCCGGGGCGGCCGAGATCTTCGGAGATCATGAACTGCGTGGCGTCGGGGTTGCGGCGGCCGGGCTCGTCGATCCCCTGACCGGTCTGATACTGGAAGTGAACGACGTGCCAGGGTTGCACGGGTATCCGGTGACCGAGCGGCTCGGCGCGCTCACGGGCGCACGTGTGCGGGTGGAGCACCGCGCACGCCTCCAGGTGCTCGGCGACCGATGGTTCGGTGCCGGGCGTGGGCGGCGCACCTTCGCCTCGGTCTCGACGGGTGCGGTCCTTGGGGTAGGAGTGCTGTACGAAGGCGAGGTCATGGCCCCGCCCGGTGGCCGCAGCGGTGCGCACATGACGGTGTCGGCGAGCGGCGAACGGTGCACGTGCGGGAACCTCGGCTGCTGGAAGACCTTGGCCACCACAGGCTGGCTGCTTGCCCGGGCTCGCGCCGCCGGGCTGGGCACGGCCGCGTCCCTGGAGGAGCTGGTGGGCCACAGCGACGGGCTCGCCCGCGAGATCGTCGACGAGTACGCGCACAACCTCGCTCTGGGTCTGCTGAACGTGCAGCAGCTTTTCGCTCCTGGCCTGTTCATCCTGCATGGCGAGGCGCGCCAGGGTGGTGAGCGTTTCCGCAGCGTCGTCGAGCAACGCCTGCGCGACGGTGCGGCTTTCACCGGTGGCGAGCAGCCGCGGGTGCTGGTGAGTACGGCTGCCGTGGATGACATTGCCCTGCTGGGCGCAGCGGGTCTCGTGCTGTCGCACGCGTAG
- a CDS encoding ATP-binding cassette domain-containing protein, translating to MTHQTAAPIDPAGNVLLELVDLRKEFGARTVNVAVDNVSLRVHEGETLALVGESGCGKTTLTRLLLKLLEPTAGSVHFDGQDLAALSAAEMRSVRRQMQVVLQDPYSSMNPRMRVSDIVAEPLVTHDPALRGRRARAQVRERVGELLESVGLSAGVQDRYPHEFSGGQRQRISIARAIALDPRLLVLDEPTSALDVSVQATVLDLLAELQRRLGLTYVFVSHNLAVVAQVADRVAVMRRGRLVEVGSTAAVLRTPQHPYTRQLLDAVPVLDPRRGRRTAGAAALLKETSR from the coding sequence ATGACCCACCAAACCGCTGCGCCGATCGACCCCGCCGGGAACGTCCTGCTCGAACTCGTCGACCTGCGCAAGGAGTTCGGCGCCAGGACCGTGAACGTGGCCGTCGACAACGTGTCGCTCCGCGTCCACGAAGGCGAGACGCTCGCCCTGGTCGGTGAGTCCGGCTGCGGCAAGACCACCCTCACCCGCCTGCTGCTGAAACTCCTCGAACCCACCGCCGGCAGCGTGCACTTCGACGGACAGGACCTCGCCGCCCTGTCCGCAGCCGAAATGCGTTCCGTACGCCGACAGATGCAGGTCGTTCTCCAGGACCCCTACTCCAGCATGAACCCCCGCATGCGCGTGTCCGACATCGTTGCCGAACCCCTGGTCACCCATGACCCCGCACTGCGCGGTCGGCGCGCCCGGGCCCAGGTCAGAGAGCGCGTCGGGGAACTCCTGGAATCCGTCGGCCTGAGTGCCGGCGTCCAGGACCGCTACCCGCACGAATTCTCCGGAGGCCAGCGCCAGCGCATCTCCATCGCCCGGGCAATCGCGCTCGACCCTCGTCTGCTGGTGCTCGACGAACCCACCAGTGCTCTGGACGTCTCCGTGCAGGCGACCGTCCTGGACCTCCTGGCCGAGCTCCAGCGACGACTCGGCCTCACCTATGTCTTCGTCTCCCACAACCTTGCCGTGGTGGCCCAGGTCGCCGACCGTGTCGCGGTGATGCGACGTGGGCGTCTGGTCGAAGTCGGCAGCACGGCGGCCGTGCTGCGCACACCACAGCACCCCTACACGCGCCAACTGCTCGACGCGGTGCCGGTGCTCGACCCACGCCGGGGCCGGCGCACTGCCGGGGCTGCCGCCTTGCTCAAGGAGACGAGCCGATGA